CGACACGGTCCACCGACTTCTCGCCGCCGACCTCGAGTGGTGGTTCCATGGCCCGCCTTCCCACCAGTTTATGATGCGCTTGCTCACTGGTGTCTCATCCGACGAGTCATTTGTCTTCGAGCCACTCGCCCTCGCGTCTTTCGGTTCGACAGTCCTCGCCGAGGGCTGCGATCGCAGCGGTTCAATCGCCTGGGTCCACGCCTGGACGGTCACTGATGGGGTAATAACCCAAGTCCGAGAGTACTTCAACACCTCCCTCACCGTCACCCGTCTCTCCAACTCCGACTTCACGACGTCACCCTCGTCGTCGATCTCTGCCGCGTCGTCGTCGTCGACTCCCTCGCCGCCGTCGCGCCATTGCCCCTCCGTCTGGGAGAGCAGCTACTCGGATCGGGTCGGAAAATCGGTTCCGGGTCTTGTCCTGGCAATATAAGGAAACGTGCCGATCACTTGCAGCCGTACgcaatataataatatacaataaataaataaagagggAGTGATTTGGCTGCCACTCCCGATTTCCATATGGGCTGACTCACCGGAATCTCTCGTGTCTGGTGGATGTGAGTCCAAGGTTCGGTTTGGctcttttgtttcttcatcCAGTGTGTCTTAGTTATCCAGTACTTTGGTTGCAGTATTGTACCGTGTGTCAGAGTTGGGAAGCACCAATCAGATGGAGATGCCTTCTTGGTCATATCTTCATCACCAGTGTGTAATAAAATGGtttcatatttcaataaatatgtaTTCCTCCGATTGCCTTATCTTGATTTGTTTTTGACTTATCGTTTG
This DNA window, taken from Vitis riparia cultivar Riparia Gloire de Montpellier isolate 1030 chromosome 13, EGFV_Vit.rip_1.0, whole genome shotgun sequence, encodes the following:
- the LOC117927490 gene encoding senescence associated gene 20, translating into MMRLLTGVSSDESFVFEPLALASFGSTVLAEGCDRSGSIAWVHAWTVTDGVITQVREYFNTSLTVTRLSNSDFTTSPSSSISAASSSSTPSPPSRHCPSVWESSYSDRVGKSVPGLVLAI